A region from the Paludicola sp. MB14-C6 genome encodes:
- a CDS encoding GNAT family N-acetyltransferase: MEIQLVKPIPQHETAYWDFIKEWNEKGEKIIPAAVKPIGNSYQDWLTQTEKFEKKETCPSQFVPAYTYFLMDNNHKILGAINIRLELNEMLLNYGGNIGYGIAPSERRKGYASTMLALSLPIAKELGLEKVLVCCNKENIGSAKTIQKNNGILEDERANENEITQRYWITL, encoded by the coding sequence ATGGAAATACAACTAGTAAAACCAATACCACAACATGAAACGGCATATTGGGATTTTATAAAAGAATGGAATGAAAAAGGCGAGAAAATTATACCGGCGGCAGTAAAACCGATTGGTAACTCTTATCAGGATTGGCTTACACAGACCGAAAAGTTTGAAAAAAAAGAAACCTGTCCTTCTCAGTTTGTTCCTGCATACACCTATTTTTTAATGGATAACAATCATAAAATTCTCGGTGCAATTAACATCCGCCTTGAATTGAACGAAATGCTTTTGAATTATGGTGGAAATATAGGCTATGGTATAGCTCCAAGCGAGCGAAGAAAAGGATATGCTTCTACAATGCTTGCTCTTTCGCTTCCTATTGCAAAAGAGCTTGGTTTAGAAAAAGTTTTAGTTTGCTGTAATAAAGAAAACATTGGTTCTGCAAAAACGATTCAAAAGAATAATGGTATTTTAGAAGATGAAAGAGCCAATGAAAACGAAATTACACAGCGATATTGGATCACTTTATAA
- a CDS encoding 5'-methylthioadenosine/adenosylhomocysteine nucleosidase, producing the protein MKYGIICAMESEINLLLQDILASDKKAIAHREFIEGNLYGKDVVLVKSGIGKVAASLTTTILIDRFNVDEIIFCGTAGGIDKALNVGDVVIGDYTVQHDVVVMGELFTIPRVDVDYFPSNKNLTSALYNAVTSFIENDLKKDIPQSHLDEFHIRSPKAVIGTVASGDQFICDGSKNAWLEENVRNIQCVEMEGAAVAQVCYEFDIPFGIIRVISDSANDGSAVDFDAFVVEAASHFTRGTMKAFLSK; encoded by the coding sequence ATGAAATACGGAATTATTTGCGCTATGGAAAGCGAAATTAACCTTTTGTTACAAGATATTTTGGCATCTGACAAAAAAGCAATTGCACATAGAGAATTTATAGAAGGAAATTTATACGGAAAAGACGTTGTTCTTGTGAAATCTGGAATTGGCAAAGTAGCAGCTTCCTTAACTACTACTATTTTAATTGACCGCTTCAACGTTGATGAGATAATTTTTTGCGGTACTGCGGGTGGTATTGATAAGGCATTAAACGTAGGCGACGTTGTAATCGGTGATTACACTGTACAACATGACGTTGTTGTTATGGGTGAGCTATTCACAATTCCTAGAGTTGACGTTGACTATTTTCCAAGTAATAAAAATCTTACTTCTGCTTTATATAATGCAGTTACATCTTTTATTGAAAATGATTTAAAAAAGGATATCCCACAAAGCCATTTAGACGAATTTCACATTAGATCACCGAAAGCGGTAATTGGAACTGTAGCATCCGGTGACCAATTTATTTGTGATGGTTCAAAAAATGCTTGGTTAGAAGAAAATGTACGCAACATCCAATGCGTTGAGATGGAGGGTGCGGCAGTGGCGCAGGTTTGCTATGAGTTTGATATTCCATTTGGTATTATTCGTGTAATATCTGACAGTGCGAATGATGGATCTGCGGTAGACTTTGATGCATTTGTTGTAGAAGCAGCTTCTCATTTTACAAGAGGAACAATGAAAGCTTTTTTAAGTAAATAG
- a CDS encoding uracil-DNA glycosylase: MWELPNEWNNLLHEEMHKPYMQNLYDFIENEYHTQTIYPKKEDLFTALRLTPFTKVKVVIIGQDPYHQPNQAHGLSFSVKEGNKIPPSLRNIYKEIENSIGIKSSASGDLSRWAKQGVLLLNAILTVRDSSPLSHKGKGWELFTDQIISFLNQSDKSIVFLLWGNDAKKKVELITNPNHLILTSVHPSPLSASRGFFGCNHFQLANEALIQNGLEPIDWS; encoded by the coding sequence ATGTGGGAATTACCAAATGAATGGAATAACTTGTTACATGAAGAGATGCATAAACCATATATGCAAAATCTTTATGATTTTATAGAAAATGAATATCATACACAAACGATATATCCTAAAAAAGAAGACTTATTTACTGCATTAAGGTTAACACCATTTACAAAAGTAAAGGTAGTTATTATAGGACAAGATCCTTATCATCAGCCGAATCAAGCGCATGGATTGAGCTTTTCTGTAAAAGAGGGGAATAAGATTCCACCATCATTACGAAATATCTATAAAGAAATAGAAAATAGCATTGGAATAAAATCTTCTGCGTCAGGAGATTTATCACGATGGGCAAAACAAGGTGTTTTGCTGTTAAATGCTATTTTAACAGTACGTGACAGTAGCCCATTAAGTCACAAGGGGAAGGGTTGGGAACTGTTTACCGATCAAATTATTTCTTTTTTGAATCAATCAGATAAGTCAATTGTTTTTTTATTGTGGGGAAATGATGCTAAGAAAAAAGTAGAGTTGATTACTAACCCCAATCACCTTATTTTGACTTCTGTACATCCGAGTCCGCTTTCAGCAAGTAGAGGTTTTTTCGGATGTAATCATTTTCAGTTAGCAAATGAGGCTTTAATTCAAAACGGTTTAGAACCAATTGATTGGAGTTAG
- a CDS encoding 4Fe-4S dicluster domain-containing protein, with translation MSQFFNLFANQNKNPQNNIDKSLVVKIERCPQNHTCPSVRICPVGALTQKGYSAPTVDKDKCIKCGKCVSFCPKRALVLE, from the coding sequence ATGAGCCAATTTTTTAATTTATTCGCAAATCAAAATAAAAACCCACAAAACAATATAGACAAAAGTCTAGTTGTTAAAATCGAACGTTGTCCTCAAAACCACACTTGCCCATCTGTTCGGATTTGCCCGGTTGGTGCACTTACACAAAAAGGATATTCTGCGCCAACCGTAGATAAAGATAAATGTATCAAATGTGGAAAATGTGTATCATTTTGTCCAAAACGTGCATTAGTCTTAGAATAA